A region of Macrobrachium nipponense isolate FS-2020 chromosome 7, ASM1510439v2, whole genome shotgun sequence DNA encodes the following proteins:
- the LOC135217726 gene encoding type-2 ice-structuring protein-like — MKIPVLLLAVLVSSASSSLEVSTGTASTATPTTTSSTATTTAPTAPTTERPPTPPPISTSTESACQQPFEKIGGQCLLVENFSVGTYKGMTQFCDMFGARIAKIPDADSLYHIADYLYSNQLTTVSFWIGATDEAAEGSWTWEDGSRVLMGTPFWANYGCLNKQSPDGVEEENCAVLDKDLHFYFNDVPCDSDFGVICEVEW, encoded by the exons ATGAAGATTCCTGTCCTATTGCTGGCGGTTTTGG TTTCTTCGGCTTCTAGTAGCCTTGAAGTCTCTACTGGTACTGCTTCTACtgctactcctactactactagcTCTACTGCGACTACTACTGCGCCTACTGCTCCTACGACTGAAAGGCCGcctactcctcctcctatttcAACGTCTACCGAGTCTG CATGTCAACAGCCGTTCGAAAAGATTGGAGGACAATGTCTGCTGGTGGAGAACTTCAGCGTAGGGACATACAAAGGCATGACACAATTCTGCGATATGTTCGGAGCTCGAATTGCCAAAATACCTGACGCTGACTCTCTGTACCACATCGCTGACTACCTCTACAGCAACC AACTGACCACCGTTAGCTTTTGGATTGGAGCCACTGACGAGGCAGCGGAGGGTTCCTGGACGTGGGAGGACGGATCCAGGGTGTTGATGGGAACGCCGTTCTGGGCAAACTATGGATGCTTAAACAAACAGTCTCCTGACGGGGTCGAGGAGGAAAACTGCGCAGTCTTAGACAAAGACCTTCATTTCTACTTCAACGATGTTCCCTGCGACAGTGACTTCGGGGTCATCTGCGAGGTCGAGTGGTAG
- the LOC135217050 gene encoding C-type lection lectoxin-Enh3-like isoform X2 translates to MDRTQFLFILLGMGLPTLVLGEQGGCPAPFDNIGGHCIFVDSIIAGTWYEMRAHCLNMGSTMVNLGDANLFHDVVAYINANDLTNANYWIGAQDEGHEAQWRWEDGSNVKMGTPYWGYVRNNYQMPEGSTGQNCALLDASNYFYFNDVSCDAVRNVICQFD, encoded by the exons ATGGACAGGACGCAGTTTCTCTTCATCCTGCTGG GAATGGGTCTTCCCACACTGGTCTTGGGAGAACAAG GAGGCTGTCCTGCACCTTTTGACAACATTGGGGGACACTGCATCTTTGTCGACAGCATTATTGCCGGAACCTGGTATGAAATGAGAGCACACTGCTTGAACATGGGCTCGACCATGGTGAACCTCGGTGATGCTAATTTGTTCCACGATGTTGTGGCTTATATAAATGCGAATG ACCTGACTAATGCCAACTATTGGATAGGTGCCCAAGACGAGGGGCACGAGGCACAATGGCGTTGGGAGGACGGCAGCAACGTGAAGATGGGCACCCCCTACTGGGGGTATGTGAGAAACAACTACCAGATGCCCGAGGGGTCGACAGGTCAAAACTGTGCCCTCTTAGATGCGTCGAATTACTTCTACTTTAACGACGTGTCTTGCGACGCTGTCCGCAATGTCATTTGTCAGTTCGACTGA
- the LOC135217050 gene encoding galactose-specific lectin nattectin-like isoform X1 — MDRTQFLFILLGMGLPTLVLGEQAGGCPAPFDNIGGHCIFVDSIIAGTWYEMRAHCLNMGSTMVNLGDANLFHDVVAYINANDLTNANYWIGAQDEGHEAQWRWEDGSNVKMGTPYWGYVRNNYQMPEGSTGQNCALLDASNYFYFNDVSCDAVRNVICQFD; from the exons ATGGACAGGACGCAGTTTCTCTTCATCCTGCTGG GAATGGGTCTTCCCACACTGGTCTTGGGAGAACAAG CAGGAGGCTGTCCTGCACCTTTTGACAACATTGGGGGACACTGCATCTTTGTCGACAGCATTATTGCCGGAACCTGGTATGAAATGAGAGCACACTGCTTGAACATGGGCTCGACCATGGTGAACCTCGGTGATGCTAATTTGTTCCACGATGTTGTGGCTTATATAAATGCGAATG ACCTGACTAATGCCAACTATTGGATAGGTGCCCAAGACGAGGGGCACGAGGCACAATGGCGTTGGGAGGACGGCAGCAACGTGAAGATGGGCACCCCCTACTGGGGGTATGTGAGAAACAACTACCAGATGCCCGAGGGGTCGACAGGTCAAAACTGTGCCCTCTTAGATGCGTCGAATTACTTCTACTTTAACGACGTGTCTTGCGACGCTGTCCGCAATGTCATTTGTCAGTTCGACTGA
- the LOC135217001 gene encoding uncharacterized protein LOC135217001 isoform X3, whose amino-acid sequence MDRTQFLFILLGMGLPTLVLGEQAGGCPAPFDNIGGHCIFVDSIIAGTWYEMRAHCLNMSSTMVNLGDANLFHDVVAYINANGARDEGHEAQWLWEDGSNVKMGTPYWGYVKNNYQMPEGSTGQNCALLDASNYFYFNDVSCDAVRNVICQFD is encoded by the exons ATGGACAGGACGCAGTTTCTCTTCATCCTGCTGG GAATGGGTCTTCCCACACTGGTCTTGGGAGAACAAG CAGGAGGCTGTCCTGCACCTTTTGACAACATTGGGGGACACTGCATCTTTGTCGACAGCATTATTGCCGGAACCTGGTATGAAATGAGAGCACACTGCTTGAACATGAGCTCGACCATGGTGAACCTCGGTGATGCTAATTTGTTCCACGATGTTGTGGCTTATATAAATGCGAACG GTGCTCGAGACGAGGGGCACGAGGCACAATGGCTTTGGGAGGACGGCAGCAACGTGAAGATGGGCACCCCCTACTGGGGGTATGTGAAAAACAACTACCAGATGCCCGAGGGGTCGACAGGTCAAAACTGTGCCCTCTTAGATGCGTCGAATTACTTCTACTTTAACGACGTGTCTTGCGACGCTGTCCGCAATGTCATTTGTCAGTTCGACTGA
- the LOC135217001 gene encoding galactose-specific lectin nattectin-like isoform X1, whose product MDRTQFLFILLGMGLPTLVLGEQAGGCPAPFDNIGGHCIFVDSIIAGTWYEMRAHCLNMSSTMVNLGDANLFHDVVAYINANGLTNANYWIGARDEGHEAQWLWEDGSNVKMGTPYWGYVKNNYQMPEGSTGQNCALLDASNYFYFNDVSCDAVRNVICQFD is encoded by the exons ATGGACAGGACGCAGTTTCTCTTCATCCTGCTGG GAATGGGTCTTCCCACACTGGTCTTGGGAGAACAAG CAGGAGGCTGTCCTGCACCTTTTGACAACATTGGGGGACACTGCATCTTTGTCGACAGCATTATTGCCGGAACCTGGTATGAAATGAGAGCACACTGCTTGAACATGAGCTCGACCATGGTGAACCTCGGTGATGCTAATTTGTTCCACGATGTTGTGGCTTATATAAATGCGAACG GCCTGACTAATGCCAACTATTGGATAGGTGCTCGAGACGAGGGGCACGAGGCACAATGGCTTTGGGAGGACGGCAGCAACGTGAAGATGGGCACCCCCTACTGGGGGTATGTGAAAAACAACTACCAGATGCCCGAGGGGTCGACAGGTCAAAACTGTGCCCTCTTAGATGCGTCGAATTACTTCTACTTTAACGACGTGTCTTGCGACGCTGTCCGCAATGTCATTTGTCAGTTCGACTGA
- the LOC135217001 gene encoding C-type lectin mannose-binding isoform-like isoform X2, with the protein MDRTQFLFILLGMGLPTLVLGEQGGCPAPFDNIGGHCIFVDSIIAGTWYEMRAHCLNMSSTMVNLGDANLFHDVVAYINANGLTNANYWIGARDEGHEAQWLWEDGSNVKMGTPYWGYVKNNYQMPEGSTGQNCALLDASNYFYFNDVSCDAVRNVICQFD; encoded by the exons ATGGACAGGACGCAGTTTCTCTTCATCCTGCTGG GAATGGGTCTTCCCACACTGGTCTTGGGAGAACAAG GAGGCTGTCCTGCACCTTTTGACAACATTGGGGGACACTGCATCTTTGTCGACAGCATTATTGCCGGAACCTGGTATGAAATGAGAGCACACTGCTTGAACATGAGCTCGACCATGGTGAACCTCGGTGATGCTAATTTGTTCCACGATGTTGTGGCTTATATAAATGCGAACG GCCTGACTAATGCCAACTATTGGATAGGTGCTCGAGACGAGGGGCACGAGGCACAATGGCTTTGGGAGGACGGCAGCAACGTGAAGATGGGCACCCCCTACTGGGGGTATGTGAAAAACAACTACCAGATGCCCGAGGGGTCGACAGGTCAAAACTGTGCCCTCTTAGATGCGTCGAATTACTTCTACTTTAACGACGTGTCTTGCGACGCTGTCCGCAATGTCATTTGTCAGTTCGACTGA